CGTGGGACGGCCGGGCCATCGTGCTGCCCGACGATCCGACCGCGGTGCTCCGCGCCGAGGACGACCCCGCGCTGGCGGCCTGCGTCGGCCATGACATCGTGACCGCCTCGGGGACGACGCTGCTGGGGGCGGATGACAAGGCCGGAGTGGCGATCGCGGTTGCCGCCGCCGAGTACCTGCTCGCGCACCCGGAGATGCCTCACGGCCCGATTCGCCTCGCCTTCACGCCGGACGAGGAAATCGGCCGGGGCGCGGATCGCTTCGACCTCGCGCGGTTCGGCGCCGTCTGCGCCTACACCATCGACGGCGGAGGGGCCGGCGAGCTGGAGCACGAGAGCTTCTCCGCCGACGTCATGCGCGTCACGTTCCATGGGTTCAACACCCACCCGGGCTACGCGCGCGGCACGATGATCAACGCGATCAAGGCGGCGTCGCGCTTCGTGGATCGCCTGCCGCGCGAGCGGCTGTCGCCGGAAACGACGGACGGATACGACGGCTACGTCCATCCGTACCAGATGGACGCCTCGGTCGATCGCACCACCGTCCGCGTGCTGCTGCGCGACTTCGAGCGCGCGGCGCTGCGCCGGCAGCAGGCGCTGGTCGAGGAGATCGCGCGCGCCGCCGCCGCCGGGACCGGCGCGCGGATCGAGATCGACGTGCAGGAGCAGTACCGCAACATGCGCGAGGTGCTCGATCGCCATCCGCTGGTGGTCGAGCGGGCGCGCGAAGCGATCCG
This genomic window from Vicinamibacterales bacterium contains:
- the pepT gene encoding peptidase T, whose translation is MSVLDRFLRYVAIDTRADDSSASSPSTPGQLVLQELLAGELRAIGLTDVTLDAHGYLMAGVPATAGPDLPAIGFIAHVDTSPEMDGANVRPIVHAAWDGRAIVLPDDPTAVLRAEDDPALAACVGHDIVTASGTTLLGADDKAGVAIAVAAAEYLLAHPEMPHGPIRLAFTPDEEIGRGADRFDLARFGAVCAYTIDGGGAGELEHESFSADVMRVTFHGFNTHPGYARGTMINAIKAASRFVDRLPRERLSPETTDGYDGYVHPYQMDASVDRTTVRVLLRDFERAALRRQQALVEEIARAAAAGTGARIEIDVQEQYRNMREVLDRHPLVVERAREAIRRIGLAPIEKPIRGGTDGSRLSFMGLPTPNLFAGEHNFHSRLEWTSRQELELGVRAVVELARLWAAP